The following coding sequences are from one Lycium ferocissimum isolate CSIRO_LF1 chromosome 3, AGI_CSIRO_Lferr_CH_V1, whole genome shotgun sequence window:
- the LOC132050932 gene encoding probable membrane-associated kinase regulator 4 — MANNFLPVYKDHLDEEDYIDIEVSPCSYFFSCPKSSPQNREFEFKMASNTNDKKSTTSPADELFYKGRLLPLHQKFLQTEPFQQDLEEETFCINFLITPIGSCNVSPAHSCSVSFELNHPNGHFFEWTSTEFTTSSSSMDNHNSPNKKVWSKKLNLIKYSLISQKLKASRAYLKSLFTKSSCSSGNSCSRNDMKLSKKKTPFKNTYIGTRLNPIIERADGTRSFSAAETKWNSPRKCLSSSSTNSSSTGGSFSSSNSSFNSNNDFYELNFTSEIEGSIEAAVAHCKKSQKLITIPTNKLSAVGHYEVSHR; from the coding sequence atggCCAATAATTTTCTTCCAGTATACAAGGACCACTTAGATGAAGAAGACTACATAGACATTGAAGTGAGTCCTTGCTCTTACTTTTTTTCATGTCCTAAATCTTCCCCTCAAAACAGAGAATTTGAGTTCAAAATGGCCTCAAATACCAATGATAAAAAATCCACAACTTCCCCCGCTGATGAACTTTTCTACAAAGGAAGACTCCTTCCACTTCACCAAAAATTCCTCCAAACAGAGCCCTTTCAACAAGATTTAGAAGAAGAAACCTTTTGCATAAACTTTTTGATCACCCCCATTGGTTCTTGCAATGTTTCCCCAGCACATTCTTGCAGTGTGAGTTTTGAACTTAATCATCCAAATGGGCACTTCTTTGAGTGGACCAGTACTGAATTCACCACTAGTAGTAGCTCCATGGATAACCATAATAGTCCTAACAAGAAAGTTTGGTCTAAGAAGCTCAATCTTATTAAATATTCTTTAATTAGTCAAAAGCTCAAAGCTTCAAGGGCATATCTGAAATCTCTGTTTACCAAATCTTCTTGTTCTAGTGGTAATAGCTGTTCTAGAAATGACATGAAACTGTCCAAGAAAAAAACCCCATTTAAAAATACTTATATTGGAACCCGATTAAATCCGATCATTGAGAGAGCTGATGGTACAAGGTCATTCTCAGCAGCAGAAACGAAGTGGAATTCTCCAAGAAAGTGTTTGTCTTCCTCTTCAACTAATTCATCCTCAACTGGTGGTTCTTTCTCATCATCTAATTCTTCCTTCAACTCCAATAATGACTTTTATGAGTTGAATTTCACCTCAGAGATTGAGGGTTCAATTGAGGCTGCTGTTGCTCATTGTAAAAAGTCCCAAAAGCTAATTACCATACCAACAAACAAATTAAGTGCAGTTGGTCACTATGAAGTCTCACACCGGTAG